The following are encoded in a window of Aerococcus sanguinicola genomic DNA:
- the pyrE gene encoding orotate phosphoribosyltransferase has protein sequence MSQAEKIAQALLDIHAISLRPNQPFTWTSGLKSPIYCDNRLTISHPEVRQLLIDGFLATIKDKCPDIEVVAGTATAGIPHAAFIAQALDLPMIYVRDKAKGHGKQNAIEGEFEKGAKVLMVEDLISTGGSVIHAAHQVQEAGGEIVAALAIFNYLLPASREAFAKEDFPLYTLSDFKTLIPIAAKEDPEVEAAQDVLEQWYQDPQAWTASHSD, from the coding sequence ATGTCACAAGCCGAAAAAATTGCCCAAGCCCTCTTAGATATCCATGCCATCTCCCTTCGTCCCAACCAGCCCTTTACTTGGACCAGTGGCCTCAAGTCTCCTATTTATTGCGATAACCGCCTGACGATTTCCCATCCTGAAGTCCGCCAGCTCCTCATCGACGGCTTCCTGGCGACGATTAAAGACAAGTGTCCGGATATCGAAGTGGTTGCTGGAACAGCAACTGCCGGTATCCCCCATGCCGCCTTTATCGCCCAAGCTCTCGACCTACCAATGATCTATGTCCGCGATAAAGCCAAGGGTCACGGTAAGCAAAATGCCATCGAAGGCGAATTCGAAAAAGGGGCCAAGGTTCTCATGGTTGAAGACTTGATTTCAACCGGTGGCTCAGTGATCCATGCCGCCCACCAAGTCCAAGAAGCAGGTGGCGAAATCGTCGCTGCCCTGGCCATCTTTAACTACCTCCTCCCAGCCAGCCGCGAAGCTTTTGCCAAGGAAGACTTCCCGCTCTACACCCTATCGGACTTCAAAACTTTGATCCCAATCGCAGCTAAAGAAGATCCCGAAGTGGAAGCTGCCCAGGATGTGCTCGAACAATGGTACCAAGATCCCCAAGCTTGGACCGCCAGCCACAGTGACTAG
- the pyrF gene encoding orotidine-5'-phosphate decarboxylase, with the protein MQKDKPIIALDFDTVDKMEAFIQQFEGQALNVKIGMEMYYANGPALVKQLKAAGHHIFLDLKLHDIPNTVHRSIRALTELGVDMLNVHAAGGEEMMRWAMEAIAEAQPDPDKRPLLIAVTQLTSTSEAAMQAEQLTQATIEESVVHYAQLSQKAGLDGVVCSPLESRLIKDQVGTDFITVTPGIRPSNYQSQREDQERITTPAKAKALGSDYIVVGRPITQAADPVQAYRDITAEWQA; encoded by the coding sequence ATTATTGCCCTAGACTTCGATACGGTCGATAAGATGGAGGCTTTTATCCAACAATTCGAGGGGCAAGCCTTAAATGTCAAGATTGGGATGGAGATGTACTATGCCAACGGTCCAGCCCTGGTGAAGCAACTCAAAGCGGCTGGCCACCACATCTTCCTTGACTTGAAGCTGCATGATATTCCAAACACAGTCCACCGTAGTATCCGCGCGCTGACGGAACTGGGCGTTGATATGCTGAATGTCCACGCTGCGGGTGGGGAAGAAATGATGCGCTGGGCTATGGAGGCAATTGCGGAAGCCCAACCTGATCCCGATAAGCGCCCTCTCCTGATTGCGGTCACCCAATTGACTTCAACCTCTGAAGCTGCCATGCAAGCGGAACAACTGACCCAAGCGACCATCGAAGAGAGTGTGGTCCACTATGCCCAACTCAGCCAAAAAGCAGGCCTCGATGGGGTTGTCTGCTCGCCTCTAGAATCCCGCCTGATTAAAGACCAAGTGGGTACTGACTTCATCACGGTTACGCCCGGCATCCGTCCTAGCAACTATCAGAGTCAACGGGAAGACCAAGAGCGGATCACCACGCCAGCCAAGGCCAAAGCGCTCGGCAGCGACTATATTGTTGTCGGCCGTCCCATCACCCAGGCTGCTGATCCAGTCCAAGCCTACCGCGATATCACTGCCGAATGGCAAGCCTAA